A single genomic interval of Spinacia oleracea cultivar Varoflay chromosome 6, BTI_SOV_V1, whole genome shotgun sequence harbors:
- the LOC110785835 gene encoding uncharacterized protein, which produces MTTPKQQQQQQEAATQQVLMKTKSSGTMSFMGSPTTEDKDEDMSRSVLSAFQAKEEEIEKKKMEVKARVQLYLGRVEEETKRLADIREELEALDDPKRKEVAYVRKRIDTINKELRPLGFTCQKKEREYKEALEAFNEKSKEKSQCVAKLMELVSESETLRFKKLEELSKHIESLK; this is translated from the exons ATGACAACACCGaaacagcagcagcaacaacaagaaGCAGCTACACAACAAGTGTTGATGAAGACGAAAAGTTCAGGAACAATGAGTTTCATGGGAAGTCCTACGACTGAGGACAAGGATGAAGATATGTCGAGGTCTGTGTTATCTGCGTTTCAAGCCAAAGAAGAAGAGATCgagaagaagaagatggagGTTAAGGCACGCGTTCAGCTTTACTTAGGCCGTGTTGAGGAGGAAACTAAGCGCCTTGCTGATATTCGCGAg GAACTTGAAGCTTTAGATGACCCAAAGAGGAAGGAGGTTGCATATGTTCGAAAGAGGATTGATACAATCAACAAGGAGCTTAGGCCACTTGGATTTACATGCCAGAAGAAG GAACGTGAGTACAAAGAAGCCCTTGAAGCCTTCAATGAGAAAAGCAAGGAAAAATCTCAATGTGTTGCCAAATTAATGGAG TTGGTGAGTGAAAGTGAGACGTTGAGGTTCAAGAAGCTGGAGGAGCTGAGCAAACACATTGAATCTCTtaaatga